A genomic stretch from Croceibacterium aestuarii includes:
- the ntrX gene encoding nitrogen assimilation response regulator NtrX, whose translation MALDILVVDDEHDIRELVAGVLSDEGYECRTAGDSTSALKMIDERRPSLVLLDVWLHGSQMDGLELLDEIKQREPALPVIIFSGHGNIDTAVSAVSRGAMDFIEKPFEAERLLLLVARATETERLRRENERLREGFVQTDEFTGNSSAINAVRATLKRVAGTGSRVMITGPAGAGKEVAARLLHSWSPRTDKAFVTVNSARITPERFEQELFGEEEDGKLVRAGLLELANGGTLYLDEVADMPASTQARILRVLTDQSFVRAGGNRQIGVDVRVVSSTSRDLEKEIEEKRFREDLFYRLNVVPVAIPPLAERRDDIPALAEHFFTRYAREQGVPAPGVAPEALAALQAYDWPGNVRQLRNVVERTVILAPRDRLETIEADMLPDEVTGRSADSGQSISALMGVPLREARESFEREYLRIQIRRFSGNISKTAGFIGMERSALHRKLKLLGMGDRDGSS comes from the coding sequence ATGGCGCTCGACATCCTTGTAGTCGACGACGAGCATGACATCCGCGAGCTGGTCGCCGGGGTCCTGAGCGACGAGGGCTACGAGTGCCGCACGGCTGGCGACAGCACCAGTGCACTCAAAATGATCGACGAGCGTCGTCCCAGCCTCGTGCTGCTCGATGTCTGGCTCCATGGCAGCCAGATGGACGGTTTGGAACTGCTCGACGAAATCAAGCAGCGCGAACCCGCGCTTCCGGTGATCATATTCTCCGGCCACGGCAATATCGACACGGCAGTCTCCGCGGTCAGCCGAGGGGCCATGGATTTCATCGAAAAGCCGTTCGAAGCCGAACGCCTGTTGCTGCTCGTTGCCCGCGCTACCGAAACCGAACGGTTGCGGCGGGAGAACGAGCGATTGCGCGAAGGCTTCGTCCAGACCGACGAATTCACAGGCAACTCGAGTGCGATCAACGCAGTGCGCGCAACGCTCAAGCGCGTGGCGGGCACCGGAAGCCGCGTGATGATCACCGGGCCGGCGGGCGCCGGCAAGGAAGTCGCCGCGCGGCTGCTCCACTCATGGAGTCCGCGGACGGACAAGGCCTTCGTCACCGTCAACTCGGCTCGGATCACGCCCGAGCGCTTCGAGCAAGAGCTGTTCGGGGAAGAAGAAGACGGCAAGCTCGTTCGCGCCGGCCTGCTGGAGCTGGCGAATGGGGGAACGCTCTATCTCGACGAAGTGGCCGATATGCCGGCGAGCACGCAAGCCAGGATTCTGCGCGTCCTGACCGACCAGAGCTTTGTCCGCGCCGGCGGCAATCGCCAGATCGGAGTCGACGTGAGAGTCGTTTCTTCGACCTCGCGCGATCTCGAAAAGGAGATAGAGGAAAAGCGCTTTCGCGAAGACCTGTTCTATCGTCTCAACGTCGTCCCGGTTGCGATCCCTCCGCTGGCCGAGCGGCGCGACGACATTCCCGCGCTGGCGGAGCATTTCTTCACCCGTTACGCCAGAGAACAGGGTGTGCCGGCTCCCGGCGTCGCTCCGGAAGCGCTCGCCGCGTTGCAGGCTTACGACTGGCCGGGGAATGTTCGCCAACTGAGAAACGTCGTCGAACGCACCGTCATCCTGGCACCGCGCGATCGACTTGAAACGATCGAGGCCGATATGCTCCCGGACGAAGTAACCGGTCGGTCCGCTGACAGTGGGCAGAGCATCTCGGCCTTGATGGGCGTGCCTCTGCGCGAGGCGAGGGAAAGCTTCGAGCGCGAATATCTGCGGATCCAGATCCGCCGGTTCTCCGGCAATATATCGAAGACTGCCGGGTTCATCGGGATGGAGCGGTCGGCCCTTCATCGCAAGCTGAAGTTGTTGGGAATGGGCGACCGCGACGGTTCGAGTTGA
- a CDS encoding TatD family hydrolase, with translation MLIDSHCHLEYEGLAEDQQGVLDRARAAGIGGFLNISTRQSEWNRVVGTAERESDVWATVGIHPHEADQHADLGAGALGEAASNPRVVGLGETGLDYYYDKSDRAVQQALFRTHIAVGRETGLPLIIHTRDAEDDTYQILREELGKGAFPAVIHCFTGSAPFGRQMLDLGLTISLSGIVTFKNARELQDFAKEIPSDSLLVETDSPFLAPVPYRGKRCEPAYVRSTAEFVAELRGETVETIAETTTNNFHRLFKKTRS, from the coding sequence ATGCTCATCGACAGTCATTGCCACCTCGAATACGAAGGCCTAGCCGAGGACCAGCAGGGTGTCCTCGATCGGGCCCGGGCGGCGGGGATTGGCGGCTTCCTCAACATTTCCACCAGGCAGAGCGAATGGAACCGGGTCGTCGGCACGGCTGAGCGCGAGAGCGACGTGTGGGCTACGGTTGGAATCCATCCGCATGAAGCCGACCAGCATGCAGATCTGGGCGCCGGGGCCTTGGGCGAAGCTGCGAGCAACCCGCGCGTGGTTGGCCTCGGCGAGACCGGGCTCGACTACTACTACGACAAGTCGGACCGGGCCGTGCAGCAGGCGCTGTTCCGCACGCACATCGCCGTCGGGCGCGAAACAGGCTTGCCGCTGATCATTCACACTCGCGATGCCGAGGACGATACCTACCAGATTCTGCGCGAGGAACTGGGGAAGGGGGCTTTCCCGGCGGTTATCCATTGCTTCACTGGATCGGCGCCGTTCGGCCGCCAGATGCTCGACCTCGGCCTGACGATCTCGCTGTCGGGTATCGTAACTTTCAAGAATGCCCGCGAACTGCAGGATTTCGCGAAAGAAATCCCGTCGGACAGCCTCCTGGTCGAAACGGATAGCCCGTTCCTGGCGCCCGTGCCCTACCGCGGAAAGAGGTGCGAGCCGGCCTATGTGCGCAGCACCGCCGAATTCGTCGCCGAGTTACGCGGCGAAACGGTTGAAACGATTGCCGAGACGACGACGAACAACTTCCACCGATTGTTCAAGAAGACTCGATCGTGA
- a CDS encoding MBL fold metallo-hydrolase, giving the protein MKLLMLGSGTSTGVPRIGNDWGLCDPNEAKNRRTRVSIIVESAASQRILVDTSPDLRQQLLSAGILSVDAVMWTHDHADHCHGIDDLRPMRFGRDAALPGYASTETVRRLRQRFSYVFAGQYGYPSIVQLETLDRVKIVAGFGVASCEMPHGNMNTTGFRFETDGKSIGYTTDFCEITDEMVELFSDVDILVTDCLRRENHPTHASLDVALDFSARTDARLTVLTHLDKSMDYATLSAETPDDVIVGYDGLEIDLG; this is encoded by the coding sequence GTGAAGCTTCTCATGCTTGGTTCCGGCACCTCGACTGGGGTGCCGCGGATCGGCAATGACTGGGGCCTGTGCGATCCAAACGAAGCCAAGAATCGCCGAACCCGGGTGTCGATCATCGTCGAAAGCGCCGCGAGCCAGCGCATTCTGGTCGATACCTCGCCGGACCTGCGCCAGCAGCTCCTGAGCGCCGGCATACTCTCGGTCGATGCCGTGATGTGGACGCACGATCACGCGGACCACTGCCACGGGATCGACGACTTGCGACCGATGCGGTTCGGGCGCGATGCGGCGCTGCCTGGTTACGCCTCGACCGAAACCGTCCGGCGCTTGCGCCAGCGCTTCAGCTATGTCTTCGCCGGCCAGTACGGCTATCCCTCGATCGTCCAGCTCGAGACGCTCGATCGCGTCAAGATTGTCGCAGGCTTTGGAGTCGCCAGCTGCGAGATGCCGCACGGCAATATGAACACCACGGGTTTCCGGTTCGAAACCGATGGCAAGTCTATTGGCTATACGACGGATTTCTGCGAAATTACTGATGAGATGGTCGAGCTCTTTTCGGACGTGGACATCCTGGTTACGGACTGTCTGCGGCGCGAAAACCATCCGACCCACGCAAGTCTCGATGTGGCTCTGGATTTTTCCGCTCGAACCGACGCCAGGTTGACCGTGCTGACGCATCTCGACAAGAGCATGGACTACGCAACCTTGTCGGCTGAGACGCCCGACGATGTGATTGTGGGATACGACGGCCTTGAGATCGATCTCGGATGA
- the mazG gene encoding nucleoside triphosphate pyrophosphohydrolase, whose protein sequence is MSNQLDRLLSIMARLRDPQTGCEWDRAQDFATIAPYTIEEAYEVADAIEREDMLALRDELGDLLLQVVFHARMAEEAGVFDFADIARSISDKMEARHPHIFGDVAESPGWEALKEEERASGGAQSALDGVARALPALMRADKLQKRAARAGFDWPDAIGPAEKLAEEMIELAEAEPSEQVEEAGDLLFAAVNLVRAYGIAPEDALREANAKFERRFRAMEHAAGGQQTFAGLSLDEQEALWQLVKRGEPKLGS, encoded by the coding sequence ATGTCGAACCAGCTAGACCGCCTCCTCTCGATCATGGCGCGCCTGCGTGATCCGCAAACCGGGTGCGAATGGGACCGCGCGCAAGATTTCGCGACGATCGCACCCTATACGATTGAGGAAGCCTACGAAGTCGCCGACGCTATCGAACGCGAGGACATGCTCGCACTGCGCGACGAACTCGGCGACCTCTTGCTCCAGGTGGTGTTCCATGCGCGGATGGCTGAAGAAGCCGGGGTATTCGATTTCGCCGACATCGCGCGATCTATCTCGGACAAGATGGAAGCGCGGCACCCGCACATCTTTGGCGACGTTGCGGAATCTCCCGGTTGGGAAGCCTTAAAGGAGGAGGAACGCGCTTCCGGCGGGGCGCAAAGCGCACTTGACGGCGTCGCGCGCGCGCTGCCGGCGCTGATGCGCGCCGACAAGCTGCAAAAGCGAGCTGCCAGAGCCGGCTTCGATTGGCCCGACGCGATCGGACCGGCCGAAAAGCTCGCCGAAGAGATGATCGAGCTTGCCGAAGCGGAACCCAGCGAACAGGTGGAGGAAGCGGGGGACCTGCTGTTTGCCGCCGTGAACTTGGTCCGCGCCTACGGCATCGCGCCCGAAGATGCCTTGCGCGAGGCAAATGCCAAATTCGAGCGACGCTTCAGGGCGATGGAACATGCGGCGGGCGGGCAGCAGACGTTCGCCGGCCTGTCGCTCGATGAGCAGGAAGCTCTCTGGCAACTGGTCAAACGCGGCGAACCCAAGCTCGGCTCATAG
- the hflX gene encoding GTPase HflX, translating into MVLCPDIRGSRNDQDPESRLEEAKGLALAIGLVVADAEIVPVREVRPATLFGQGQIERIASNCELHEADLVIVDGALSAIQQRNLEEKLKRKVIDRTGLILEIFGERAATAEGRLQVELAHLDYQQSRLVRSWTHLERQRGGFGFLGGPGETQIEADRRMIRDRMARLRRELEQVRRTRALHRKRRDRAPWPVVALVGYTNAGKSTLFNRLTGSDVMAEDLLFATLDPTMRAISLPGVEKAILSDTVGFISDLPTQLVAAFRATLEEVTEADLILHVRDIANPDSAMQKRQVLSVLQDLDVIGGEGGETSIPILELWNKWDLLGADRSAELAPLADADPDILPLSAISGFGIDAVLARIGAILTEGAKVHSITLPAGDGARIAWLHAHGEVLDEVEAGEGERGPLRRLDVRLSKKDLGRFETL; encoded by the coding sequence TTGGTGCTGTGTCCCGACATCCGCGGTTCGCGCAACGACCAGGATCCGGAGTCGCGCCTCGAAGAGGCCAAAGGGCTAGCGCTGGCAATCGGCTTGGTCGTGGCGGATGCCGAGATTGTACCGGTGCGTGAAGTGCGCCCGGCGACTTTGTTCGGGCAGGGCCAGATCGAGCGTATCGCCAGCAATTGCGAACTGCACGAAGCCGATCTCGTCATAGTCGACGGCGCGTTGTCGGCTATCCAGCAGCGCAACCTCGAGGAAAAGCTCAAGCGCAAGGTCATCGACCGAACGGGTCTGATTCTCGAAATCTTCGGCGAGCGCGCGGCAACGGCGGAGGGCCGCTTGCAGGTGGAACTCGCGCACCTCGACTATCAGCAGAGCCGGCTGGTCAGGAGCTGGACCCACCTCGAGCGCCAGCGCGGTGGTTTCGGGTTCCTCGGCGGCCCAGGGGAAACGCAGATCGAGGCCGACCGCCGCATGATCCGCGACCGAATGGCCCGGCTGCGCCGAGAACTAGAGCAGGTCAGGCGAACCCGCGCCCTGCACCGCAAGCGGCGCGATCGGGCCCCGTGGCCCGTCGTCGCCCTCGTCGGGTACACCAATGCCGGAAAGTCCACGCTCTTCAACCGTTTGACCGGTTCCGATGTCATGGCGGAAGACCTGTTGTTTGCCACGCTCGATCCAACCATGCGGGCGATCTCACTGCCCGGCGTCGAAAAGGCCATATTGTCCGATACCGTGGGATTTATTTCCGACTTGCCAACCCAGCTCGTCGCCGCCTTCCGCGCCACGCTCGAAGAGGTCACCGAAGCCGATCTCATCCTTCACGTACGCGACATCGCCAATCCCGACAGTGCGATGCAGAAGCGCCAGGTCCTTTCCGTGCTTCAGGACCTCGACGTCATCGGCGGGGAGGGGGGCGAAACCTCGATTCCGATACTCGAACTGTGGAACAAGTGGGACCTGCTCGGTGCAGACCGCAGCGCCGAGCTCGCCCCGCTTGCGGATGCCGATCCCGACATATTGCCGCTTTCGGCCATTAGCGGTTTCGGCATCGATGCAGTGCTCGCCCGGATTGGCGCCATTCTTACCGAAGGCGCCAAGGTCCACAGCATCACCCTGCCTGCCGGCGACGGCGCGCGCATCGCATGGCTGCATGCGCATGGCGAGGTTCTCGACGAGGTCGAGGCGGGAGAAGGGGAGCGCGGACCGCTGCGCCGTCTCGACGTACGCCTCAGCAAAAAGGACCTCGGGCGTTTCGAGACCCTATGA
- a CDS encoding sigma-54-dependent transcriptional regulator, whose translation MKKAALLVEDDEAIAKVIVTALENDGFEVARCDSVAGRDSLLAQRHFDVMLTDVLLTDGDGIETLGRVQNACPDMPIIILSAQNTLDTAVRATGTGAFEYFPKPFDLDELVRTARQAAGSGRRGGIDQGDAAEGLPLIGRSPPMQEVYRMITRVLNNDLSVLILGESGTGKELVAEAIHQLGHRKAGPFIAVNTAAIPRELIESELFGHEKGAFTGAVTRSIGKFEQASGGTLFLDEIGDMPAEAQTRLLRALQSGQIRRVGGREEIAVDVRIIAATNRDLAPMIAEGSFREDLFYRLNVVPLRLPPLRERPGDVGALAQHFLRQAVAEGLPSRAFTDEAIDILAQQTWRGNVRELKNLVFRAALLAREEEIDGYAISSLLETNAPAQGGGIADFDSALRAWLAAERPAEGDLYHAALAAFERPLFALALRRTGGNQLRAARLLGINRNTLRKRLSDLDIEPERFSAAD comes from the coding sequence ATGAAGAAGGCCGCGCTGCTGGTCGAAGACGACGAGGCGATCGCCAAGGTCATCGTCACCGCGCTCGAAAACGACGGGTTCGAAGTCGCCCGGTGCGATAGCGTGGCGGGCCGCGATTCGCTGCTTGCCCAGCGCCATTTCGACGTGATGCTGACCGACGTCTTGCTGACCGACGGCGACGGTATCGAAACGCTCGGCCGCGTGCAGAATGCGTGTCCGGACATGCCGATCATCATCCTGTCGGCACAAAATACCCTCGATACGGCCGTGCGAGCAACCGGGACGGGAGCGTTCGAATATTTTCCCAAACCGTTCGATCTCGATGAACTGGTCAGGACGGCGCGACAGGCAGCGGGGAGCGGTAGGCGTGGCGGGATTGATCAGGGCGACGCCGCGGAAGGGCTGCCCCTGATCGGGCGCAGCCCGCCGATGCAGGAAGTCTACCGGATGATCACCCGGGTCCTGAACAACGACCTTTCGGTGTTGATCCTAGGCGAATCCGGCACCGGCAAGGAACTCGTCGCCGAGGCGATTCATCAACTCGGCCATCGCAAGGCCGGCCCCTTCATCGCGGTCAACACGGCAGCGATCCCGCGCGAACTCATCGAAAGCGAGCTCTTCGGCCACGAGAAAGGGGCGTTCACAGGCGCGGTCACACGGTCGATAGGCAAGTTCGAACAGGCCAGCGGCGGCACTTTGTTCCTCGACGAAATTGGCGACATGCCCGCCGAAGCGCAGACGCGCCTCCTGCGAGCGCTCCAATCCGGGCAAATACGCCGCGTCGGCGGGCGAGAGGAGATTGCCGTCGACGTGCGCATCATCGCCGCCACCAATCGCGATTTGGCGCCGATGATAGCCGAAGGCTCGTTCCGCGAAGACCTCTTCTACCGGCTCAACGTCGTACCTCTGCGCCTTCCACCGCTTCGAGAAAGACCGGGGGATGTCGGCGCGCTCGCCCAGCATTTCCTCAGACAAGCGGTGGCCGAGGGCCTCCCTTCGCGCGCATTCACCGACGAGGCGATCGATATTCTGGCGCAGCAGACGTGGCGGGGAAATGTGCGCGAATTGAAGAACCTCGTCTTTCGTGCGGCGTTGCTGGCCCGGGAAGAGGAGATCGACGGCTATGCCATTTCCAGTCTGCTCGAAACAAACGCTCCGGCTCAGGGCGGCGGTATTGCCGACTTCGACAGTGCGCTACGCGCCTGGCTGGCTGCGGAACGTCCGGCCGAGGGCGACCTCTACCATGCGGCCCTTGCCGCATTCGAGCGTCCACTGTTCGCGCTTGCCCTGCGGAGGACCGGCGGAAATCAGCTCCGCGCCGCCCGCCTGCTCGGCATTAATCGCAACACGTTACGCAAGCGGTTAAGCGATCTCGATATCGAGCCGGAGCGGTTTTCTGCCGCGGATTGA
- the metG gene encoding methionine--tRNA ligase: MAEPYYITTAIHYPNGKPHIGHAYETIAADVAARFQRMRGRKVRFQTGTDEHGLKMAQKARDLGITPRALADEMSSHFRVLFDRLNISYDRFFRTTEDEHHRASQAIWLAMEKSGDLYLDRYEGWYSVRDEAYYDESELTEGEGDEKLSPQGTPVEWTVEESWFFRLSKYQEPLLRFYRDNPEFVRPATRFNEVRSFVERGLRDLSVSRTSFDWGVRVPGTEDHVMYVWVDALTNYLTGLGYPDETEDFATFWPADVHLIGKDIVRFHAVYWPAFLMSAGLPLPKAIFGHGFLLNRGQKESKSLGNVTDPHELADRFGVDQLRYFLLREFTFGQDGSYSVEAIVNRSNSELANSFGNLAQRTLSLIFKNCDGVVPPISGHTDADTALFGHVDRVIFQEMPANYDTLAFAQALEAWIGAVYACNAYIDEQAPWALRKTDFERMQTVLATLYIVIAQLAVAVQPVMPETSAKLLDAMGLASELRDFEGIRSHWYPQLAESDFRLVKPKGLFPRIEMPAEADA, translated from the coding sequence ATGGCTGAGCCCTATTACATCACCACGGCGATCCATTATCCGAACGGCAAGCCGCACATCGGTCATGCCTACGAAACAATAGCGGCCGATGTCGCTGCGCGCTTCCAGCGGATGCGCGGACGCAAGGTGCGGTTCCAGACGGGAACCGACGAGCACGGCCTGAAGATGGCGCAGAAGGCGCGCGACCTCGGCATTACGCCGCGTGCACTGGCCGACGAGATGTCGAGCCACTTTCGCGTTCTGTTCGACCGGCTGAATATTTCCTACGACCGTTTTTTCCGCACCACCGAGGACGAGCACCACCGCGCGAGCCAAGCGATCTGGCTAGCGATGGAGAAGAGCGGCGACCTTTATCTCGACCGCTACGAGGGCTGGTACTCGGTCCGCGACGAGGCTTACTACGACGAGAGCGAGCTGACCGAGGGGGAAGGGGACGAGAAGCTTTCGCCGCAGGGCACTCCCGTCGAATGGACGGTGGAGGAAAGCTGGTTCTTCCGGCTTTCGAAATACCAGGAGCCGCTGTTGCGGTTCTATCGCGACAACCCTGAATTCGTGCGCCCGGCGACGCGCTTCAACGAAGTGCGCAGCTTTGTCGAGCGGGGACTGCGCGACCTCTCGGTAAGCCGCACCAGTTTCGACTGGGGTGTGCGCGTTCCCGGCACCGAAGACCACGTCATGTACGTCTGGGTCGATGCCTTGACGAATTACCTGACCGGGCTCGGCTATCCCGACGAGACGGAAGACTTCGCGACCTTCTGGCCCGCCGATGTCCACCTCATTGGCAAGGACATCGTGCGTTTTCACGCAGTTTACTGGCCGGCGTTCCTGATGAGCGCCGGCCTGCCTTTGCCGAAAGCGATATTCGGCCATGGTTTCCTGCTCAACCGCGGCCAGAAGGAATCCAAGTCGCTCGGCAATGTGACCGATCCGCACGAGCTTGCCGATCGCTTCGGGGTCGACCAGTTGCGCTATTTCCTGCTGCGCGAGTTCACCTTCGGGCAGGATGGAAGTTATTCGGTCGAAGCAATTGTAAACAGGTCGAATTCGGAACTGGCGAACAGTTTCGGCAATCTCGCGCAGCGGACGCTATCGCTGATCTTCAAGAACTGCGACGGGGTCGTTCCGCCGATCTCTGGCCACACCGACGCGGACACCGCGTTGTTCGGGCACGTCGACCGGGTGATCTTTCAGGAGATGCCGGCAAATTACGATACGCTCGCCTTCGCTCAGGCGCTCGAGGCCTGGATCGGCGCAGTCTACGCCTGCAACGCCTACATCGACGAGCAAGCTCCGTGGGCGCTGCGCAAGACCGATTTCGAGCGGATGCAGACGGTCTTGGCGACGCTGTACATCGTGATTGCGCAGCTCGCAGTGGCGGTGCAGCCGGTCATGCCCGAAACTTCGGCAAAGCTGCTCGACGCAATGGGCCTTGCCTCCGAGTTGCGCGATTTTGAAGGCATCCGTTCGCACTGGTATCCGCAGCTGGCCGAGAGCGACTTCCGTCTCGTAAAGCCCAAAGGTCTGTTTCCGCGGATCGAAATGCCTGCAGAGGCGGACGCGTGA
- the hfq gene encoding RNA chaperone Hfq, protein MNKPTLSARPRAPRETAAPDPAPAAGNKGANLQDMFLNHLRREKMPVTMFLVKGVKLQGIVTWFDNFSILLRRDGQSQLVYKHAVSTIMPSQPLDAGQFATGPDAQRKQRLLQDVFLSRVREATVQVTMFLVNGVMLQGRIAAYDLFCILLEREGFVQLAYKHAVSTIQPAAPVDLTSEWDDEDGGNDS, encoded by the coding sequence ATGAACAAGCCGACCCTTTCCGCGCGGCCGCGCGCTCCCCGGGAAACAGCAGCACCCGATCCGGCCCCTGCGGCTGGCAACAAGGGCGCCAACCTCCAGGACATGTTTCTCAATCACCTGCGCCGCGAGAAGATGCCGGTGACGATGTTTCTGGTGAAGGGCGTAAAGCTGCAAGGCATTGTCACTTGGTTCGACAATTTCTCGATCTTGCTGCGGCGGGACGGCCAATCGCAGCTGGTCTACAAGCACGCCGTCTCCACCATCATGCCCAGCCAGCCACTCGACGCGGGCCAATTCGCCACCGGACCGGACGCGCAGCGCAAACAGCGATTGCTGCAGGACGTGTTTCTCAGCCGCGTGCGCGAGGCGACGGTGCAAGTGACGATGTTTCTGGTCAACGGCGTCATGCTTCAGGGCCGGATTGCCGCCTACGACCTGTTCTGCATTCTCCTCGAACGCGAAGGTTTTGTCCAACTGGCCTACAAGCATGCCGTGTCGACAATCCAGCCAGCGGCGCCGGTCGATCTGACCAGCGAGTGGGATGACGAAGACGGGGGCAACGACTCCTGA
- a CDS encoding sensor histidine kinase → MNLFFWLEVFAAVVLVGMLASSWLALRRSGETSDPLPSLQAAALLVGTLIPALALVVLWGRRMAIRRAGDSSARLHVKLVFFFSLVAAVPTLLVAVFASILFQSGVEFWFSSSNRGILEDASRLARGYYDENQRSLANNTTTMAGDLRYVIERIPLTSPDFSEQWVGQILQRELSRSAIVQVGRDGEMVIPAIVDPDDGELVKRAVRNALPALRAGEGVVVALGQDRVEAVTPIDRDAGIYLYNARNSDALARNQWERAQSVLAAYDQLTGQARSRQLQFNVALFAFSLALVLLAVWFALRFADRQVRPLTDLVAAARQVGGGNYALRVEGRTGPDEIGLLNRAFNRMTGQIEQQTAALVGANKQLAERRAFIETVLQSITAGIVSVDRAGEVQLINTSAQQLLLGRTGPSAVGRKLEDISPEIDALMRSGSDHGLVQKSHEGELLTLAVRLAPAANGWVITFEDITRQLIDQRQAAWSDVARRIAHEIKNPLTPIQLATERLNRRYRKQIEQDVELFDELTGTIIRQVGDLRKMVDEFSSFARLPKPVFRQEDAVDLVRQAMFLQEVARPEIDYRFSAPEHMPLLACDRHQFGQVMTNVLKNAAEAIEARRKDSEPDYRGRIGVEVGLSDRFFSVTVTDNGVGLPSHGSDRILEPYVTTREKGTGLGLAIVKKIIEEHAGDMTFASNGDGEGTTVTLRFARDPVANGKAEAAE, encoded by the coding sequence ATGAACCTGTTTTTCTGGCTCGAAGTCTTCGCCGCGGTCGTGCTGGTCGGGATGCTCGCCAGTTCATGGCTAGCCCTGAGACGCAGCGGAGAAACCAGCGATCCGCTGCCTTCGCTGCAAGCTGCCGCCCTTCTGGTTGGTACGCTGATCCCAGCGCTGGCCCTGGTGGTCTTGTGGGGCCGCCGCATGGCCATTCGCCGTGCCGGCGACAGCAGCGCGAGGCTGCACGTCAAACTGGTGTTCTTCTTTTCCTTGGTCGCCGCCGTGCCGACGCTGCTTGTCGCCGTTTTCGCGTCGATCCTCTTCCAGTCGGGCGTCGAATTCTGGTTTTCCAGCAGCAACCGCGGGATCCTTGAAGATGCAAGCCGGTTGGCACGCGGCTATTACGACGAGAACCAACGCTCGCTCGCAAACAATACGACGACGATGGCCGGTGACCTGCGTTACGTGATCGAGCGGATTCCGCTCACCAGCCCCGATTTCTCCGAACAGTGGGTTGGGCAGATACTTCAGCGCGAACTCAGCCGCAGCGCTATCGTGCAAGTCGGGCGTGATGGGGAAATGGTCATTCCCGCAATCGTCGACCCGGACGACGGCGAGCTCGTCAAGCGAGCGGTCCGCAATGCACTTCCGGCTCTTCGTGCCGGGGAGGGCGTTGTCGTGGCACTGGGACAGGACCGCGTGGAGGCGGTCACGCCGATCGACCGCGACGCGGGAATCTACCTCTACAATGCTCGCAACTCGGACGCGCTGGCGCGCAACCAGTGGGAACGCGCCCAGTCGGTCCTCGCGGCCTACGACCAGCTGACGGGACAGGCCCGCAGCAGGCAGCTGCAGTTCAACGTGGCCCTGTTCGCGTTTTCGCTCGCGCTCGTCCTGCTCGCCGTGTGGTTCGCCTTGCGATTTGCCGATCGGCAGGTGCGTCCGCTGACCGACCTCGTCGCCGCGGCACGCCAGGTCGGCGGCGGCAATTATGCCTTGCGGGTCGAGGGTCGCACCGGACCCGACGAAATCGGTCTGCTCAACCGCGCCTTCAATCGCATGACCGGACAGATCGAACAGCAGACCGCGGCGCTCGTGGGTGCCAACAAGCAACTCGCCGAACGCCGCGCGTTCATCGAGACGGTGTTGCAGTCCATCACGGCGGGGATCGTTTCGGTCGACCGGGCGGGCGAAGTGCAATTGATCAACACTTCGGCGCAGCAACTTCTCCTCGGCCGCACCGGACCTTCGGCCGTGGGGCGCAAACTCGAAGACATTTCGCCCGAAATCGACGCGTTGATGCGCAGTGGATCCGATCACGGACTGGTCCAGAAAAGCCATGAGGGCGAACTGTTGACGCTTGCGGTCAGGCTCGCTCCGGCCGCGAACGGATGGGTCATCACCTTCGAGGATATCACGCGCCAGCTGATCGACCAGCGGCAAGCGGCCTGGTCGGACGTCGCGCGGCGCATTGCCCACGAAATCAAGAATCCGCTCACCCCGATCCAGCTCGCCACCGAGCGACTCAATCGGCGCTATCGGAAGCAGATCGAACAGGACGTCGAGCTGTTCGACGAGCTGACCGGCACGATCATCCGCCAGGTCGGCGACCTCAGGAAGATGGTCGACGAATTCTCCTCGTTTGCGCGTCTGCCCAAACCGGTGTTCCGGCAGGAAGATGCCGTCGACCTGGTGCGGCAGGCGATGTTCCTGCAGGAAGTCGCCAGGCCCGAAATCGATTACCGGTTCAGCGCCCCGGAGCACATGCCGTTACTCGCGTGCGATCGGCACCAGTTCGGGCAAGTCATGACCAATGTGCTGAAGAACGCGGCCGAAGCGATCGAGGCAAGGCGCAAGGATTCCGAGCCGGACTATCGCGGCAGGATCGGTGTGGAGGTCGGGCTTAGCGATCGGTTCTTCAGTGTAACGGTTACGGACAACGGCGTCGGTTTACCAAGCCACGGCAGCGATCGGATCCTCGAGCCTTACGTGACGACGCGGGAGAAGGGCACCGGACTGGGCCTGGCGATCGTCAAGAAGATCATCGAGGAACACGCCGGAGACATGACTTTTGCGAGCAACGGGGATGGGGAGGGCACCACGGTAACCCTGCGCTTTGCGCGCGATCCGGTTGCCAACGGCAAGGCCGAGGCAGCCGAATGA